In Larimichthys crocea isolate SSNF chromosome VI, L_crocea_2.0, whole genome shotgun sequence, one genomic interval encodes:
- the uqcc2 gene encoding ubiquinol-cytochrome-c reductase complex assembly factor 2 yields the protein MSATRYRRFLKLCEEWPRDEYKKGRDLGTFLRQRVASAFREGENTQISDPEKCDQMYESLARINGNLYRQRFPRVRDTSFTGVTVEECKVLLTGSLQQMDEEKKGLWKTLMERFSKSPEDPPPEKAPEK from the exons ATGTCTGCTACCAGGTACCGTCGGTTCTTGAAGCTGTGTGAGGAGTGGCCGCGGGATGAGTACAAGAAAGGCCGTGATTTGGGGACGTTCCTGCGGCAGAGAGTAGCGTCAGCCTTCCGTGAGGGCGAAAACACACAG ATCTCAGATCCAGAAAAGTGCGACCAGATGTATGAAAGTTTGGCTCGCATCAACGGCAACCTCTACAGACAACGG TTTCCTCGTGTAAGAGACACAAGCTTTACTGGAGTGACGGTGGAAGAGTGTAAAGTACTTTTGACAG gGAGTTTGCAACAGATGGACGAGGAGAAAAAGGGTTTGTGGAAGACGTTAATGGAGCGATTCTCCAAATCACCAGAAGACCCTCCTCCAGAGAAAGCTCCTGAAAaataa
- the cvih1orf74 gene encoding UPF0739 protein C1orf74 homolog produces MSAQELFVAAARECLSAGRKSLSVPQSLDLAAQVSAVDLGLKPALLYDSNGAGADQVQRYLSSLQSSQLVSKSLLTLDLNGNALIVNPVTVRTNVEQLFHDGGVSVIDVRHSLEKPAVADPLTEELKSMTHDLLLLLRGFELKEAEKPHYVGEKSEDWNLCTVFGLLLGYPVTYWFDQTKSFENCLSMTPLMVTTASATWLPDSAGHTCRLYSFSVPAALLQDTQPNLENWRLRLQERFQQQNVLKDLRVCQSTVTLPSVCL; encoded by the coding sequence ATGTCGGCTCAGGAGCTCTTTGTCGCTGCAGCTCGTGAATGTCTGTCCGCTGGTAGAAAGTCTCTCTCGGTCCCTCAGAGTCTGGACCTGGCTGCTCAGGTCTCGGCTGTTGATTTGGGATTGAAACCAGCTTTATTGTACGATAGCAACGGCGCCGGTGCAGATCAGGTGCAGCGGTATTTGAGCTCTTTGCAGTCTTCGCAGCTTGTGTCTAAATCACTTCTCACACTAGATCTGAACGGAAACGCTCTCATTGTCAATCCGGTTACAGTCAGAACAAATGTAGAACAGCTGTTTCACGATGGCGGCGTGTCTGTGATCGACGTCCGCCACTCGCTGGAGAAACCTGCCGTCGCTGACCCGCTCACAGAAGAGCTGAAGAGCATGACACACGATTTACTGCTTCTCCTGAGAGGGTTCGAACTGAAGGAGGCTGAGAAACCTCATTATGTCGGAGAGAAATCAGAGGACTGGAACCTGTGCACAGTGTTCGGTCTTTTACTGGGTTACCCTGTCACCTACTGGTTCGATCAGACCAAGAGCTTCGAGAACTGTCTGTCTATGACTCCCCTGATGGTGACTACAGCTTCAGCCACATGGCTTCCAGACTCCGCAGGTCACACGTGTCGTCTGTACTCCTTCAGCGTCCCGGCCGCTCTGCTTCAAGACACGCAgcccaacctggaaaactggAGGCTTCGTTTACAGGAAAGATTTCAGCAGCAAAATGTCCTAAAAGATCTCAGAGTTTGTCAGTCCACAGTCACGCTGCCTTCAGTCTGTTTGTGA
- the tomm6 gene encoding mitochondrial import receptor subunit TOM6 homolog, with protein MSGSDGKKSSSPGVMDWIGSACRFATDRNDFRRNLLVNLGLFAAGVWVARNLSDFDLMSPQPVT; from the exons ATGAGCGGCTCAGACGGCAAGAAGAGCTCGTCCCCCGGTGTGATGGACTGGATCGGCTCGGCCTGTCGGTTCGCAACAGACAGAAACGACTTCAGGAG GAATCTTCTGGTCAACCTGGGCTTGTTTGCAGCTGGTGTTTGGGTTGCGAGAAATCTCTCAGACTTCGACCTCATGTCTCCTCAGCCTGTGACATAA
- the tspo gene encoding translocator protein, whose translation MWLPMLGMTALPHLGGFYGGYITRKEVKNWYPTLQKPSWRPPNAAFPVVWTCLYTGMGYGSYLVWKELGGFTEDAVVPLGLYGLQLALNWTWTPIFFGAHKLKWALIEIVLLTGTVGATMASWYSISRTATLLMAPYLSWLCLATALNYCIWRDNPEKKEE comes from the exons ATGTGGCTGCCCATGCTTGGAATGACGGCCTTGCCACACCTGGGAGGTTTCTATGGAGGCTACATCACACGCAAAGAGGTGAAGAACTGGTACCCAACCCTGCAGAAACCATCATGGCGCCCACCGAATGCAGCATTCCCCGTAGTGTGGACATGTCTGTATACAGGCATGGG GTATGGCTCCTACTTGGTGTGGAAGGAGTTGGGAGGTTTCACTGAGGATGCAGTGGTTCCACTGGGACTGTATGGGCTACAGCTAGCTCTGAACTGGACCTGGACTCCGATTTTCTTTGGTGCACACAAACTGAAATGG GCTCTCATTGAGATAGTGCTTCTCACTGGGACCGTCGGAGCCACCATGGCGTCTTGGTATTCTATCAGCCGCACTGCCACTCTGCTGATGGCGCCCTACCTGTCCTGGCTGTGCCTCGCCACCGCTCTAAACTACTGCATATGGAGAGACAACCCCGAGAAAAAAGAAGAGTAG